One stretch of Natronolimnobius baerhuensis DNA includes these proteins:
- a CDS encoding Rid family detoxifying hydrolase, whose translation MKRIIDTDDAPAAVGAYSQATTNGELLFTAGQIPLTTEGELLADESIEAQTEQALYNLDGVLDEAGATSADVLKVTIFLDDIDDFEAMNDTYAEYFDDEPPARSAVEVAALPKGVSIEIEAIATLE comes from the coding sequence ATGAAACGAATCATCGATACCGACGACGCACCCGCCGCAGTCGGCGCGTACAGTCAGGCGACGACCAACGGCGAGTTGCTGTTCACTGCTGGCCAGATTCCACTGACGACCGAGGGCGAACTCCTCGCGGACGAGTCTATCGAGGCCCAGACCGAACAGGCGCTCTACAACCTCGACGGCGTCCTCGACGAAGCTGGAGCGACGTCAGCGGACGTACTCAAAGTCACCATCTTTCTCGACGATATCGATGATTTCGAGGCGATGAACGACACCTACGCCGAGTACTTCGACGACGAACCGCCCGCACGTAGCGCCGTCGAAGTTGCTGCCCTCCCGAAGGGCGTCAGCATCGAAATCGAAGCCATCGCCACGCTCGAGTGA